From the Blattabacterium cuenoti genome, one window contains:
- the nusG gene encoding transcription termination/antitermination protein NusG codes for MEKKWYVIKILSGKENKVKSYIEEEIKNNGYQDYIGRVLVPIERMVQIRKGKKIYRDKVHYPGYVMIEANLDGDAYHKIRNVPGVITFLSDRKGNSTYPVPMRKDEVNKILGKIDKLYEINENLHIPYVIGETIKVIDGPFNGFNGTIEKINEEKKKLELSVLIFGRKTPLELNFTQIEKI; via the coding sequence ATGGAAAAAAAATGGTATGTTATAAAAATTCTTAGTGGAAAAGAAAATAAGGTAAAATCTTATATTGAAGAAGAAATTAAAAATAATGGATATCAGGATTATATAGGAAGAGTTTTGGTCCCTATAGAAAGAATGGTGCAAATTAGAAAAGGTAAAAAAATTTATAGGGATAAAGTTCATTATCCTGGATATGTTATGATTGAAGCTAATTTAGATGGAGATGCATATCATAAAATACGAAATGTACCTGGAGTTATTACTTTTTTAAGTGATAGAAAAGGAAATTCAACATATCCTGTTCCTATGAGAAAAGATGAAGTTAATAAAATATTGGGAAAAATAGATAAACTTTATGAAATAAATGAGAATTTACATATTCCATATGTTATAGGAGAAACAATTAAAGTTATAGATGGGCCATTTAACGGATTTAATGGAACAATTGAAAAAATAAATGAAGAAAAAAAAAAATTGGAATTATCTGTGTTAATTTTTGGTAGAAAAACTCCATTGGAATTGAATTTTACACAAATAGAAAAAATTTGA
- a CDS encoding lipoprotein signal peptidase, with protein sequence MKKTFLIVFSILFIDHFLKFYVKTHFSLGTSIQIFPFFWIYFVENPGMAYGLSIYNGHTGKILLSVIRFLLIIFIFFIHYRCIKQKLTNFLIIPSSLVLSGAIGNFLDCILYGLIFDKGTIFNDKYQKWIPYSGISKISFFTHNYKGYAPIMEGCVVDMFYFPIFNKNIPKYFPFFGEYCLKFFQSVFNLSDIVIFFGIFSFFIFKNKIKNIKVF encoded by the coding sequence TTGAAGAAAACTTTTTTAATTGTTTTTTCCATTTTATTTATAGATCATTTTTTAAAATTTTATGTAAAAACTCATTTTTCATTAGGAACTAGTATACAAATATTTCCTTTTTTTTGGATATATTTTGTAGAAAACCCAGGAATGGCATATGGACTATCTATCTATAATGGACATACTGGAAAAATATTATTGAGTGTTATCCGTTTTTTATTGATTATTTTTATATTTTTTATCCATTATAGATGTATAAAACAAAAATTAACAAATTTTTTAATTATTCCTAGTAGTTTAGTTTTATCAGGAGCAATAGGAAATTTTTTAGATTGTATTTTATATGGATTAATATTTGATAAAGGTACAATTTTTAATGATAAATATCAAAAATGGATTCCTTATTCTGGAATATCAAAAATAAGTTTTTTTACTCATAATTATAAAGGTTATGCACCAATAATGGAAGGATGTGTTGTAGACATGTTTTATTTTCCTATTTTTAATAAAAATATTCCTAAATATTTTCCTTTTTTTGGTGAATATTGTTTAAAATTTTTTCAATCTGTATTTAATTTATCTGATATAGTAATATTTTTTGGTATTTTTTCATTTTTTATATTTAAAAATAAAATAAAAAATATAAAAGTTTTTTAA
- the rpoB gene encoding DNA-directed RNA polymerase subunit beta yields MNTKRITFASVEKKKEYPDFLEIQIKSFKEFFQLETKSENRKNEGLFKAFSENFPISDGRNSFVLEFKGYSIDSPRYSIGECLERGLTYSVPLKAELKLYCTDPDHEDFETVYQNVYLGTYPYMTPSGTFIFNGSERVIVSQLHRSPGVFFSQSHHSNGTKLYSARIIPFKGSWIEFATDINNVMYAYIDRKKKLPMTTLLRAIGYERDKDILEIFDLGDEIKVTKNNYKNILDRTLAERILKVWHEDFVDEDTGEVISIEKNEILIDRNVLLQKEHIDILNNQEIKSIIVHKKSGIKKDYSIIYNTLHKDSTNSEKEAVEYIYRQLRNTEPPDEETAKGIIDKLFFSDTRYSLGPVGRYRLNKRLGLSIDSNHLVLTKKDIIAIVEHLNALSNSKREVDDIDHLSNRRVRTVGEQLYTQFSIGLSRMARTIKERMNVRDNEVFMPVDLINAKTLSSVINTFFGTNQLSQFMDQTNPLSEMTHKRRLSALGPGGLSRERAGFEVRDVNYSHYGRLCPIETPEGPNIGLISSLSVFAKINDMGFVETPYRIVKNNKVDLKYKVKYLSAEEEEGKIIAQSNAIDGHGKFFSNRIISRKDGDFPVVSPELIDYVDVAPNQIASISASLIPFLEHDDANRALMGSNMMRQAVPLLQPEAPIVGTGLEKRVAMDSRILINAEKNGIVEYVDANKIIIHYNRTEEESLVSFDSDLKVYNLIKFRKTNQNTCINLKPIVKQGMKVKKDQVLCEGYATENGELALGRNLKAAFIPCNGFNFEDAVLISEKVVNQDWFTSIHIDEYSLEVRDTKLGMEEFTNDIPNVSEDATKDLDENGIIRVGAEVKPGDILIGKITPKGESDPTPEEKLLRAIFGDKAGNVKDASLRADPSLFGVVIDTKLFTRSIKNKESRIKDKNEIENLEKKHEKDLLNLKSILIKKLNYLLNNYTCNNDVFNNKGKKIIKVGDKFNIEFFDTIIDYTEISTENWTENYDVNNLIYKILHNYKLSVNNLANIFKHKKFSITVGDELPSGIIKMAKVYVAKKRKLKVGDKMAGRHGNKGVVARILREEDMPFLEDGSPVDIVLNPLGVPSRMNIGQIYETVLGWAGKKLNVKFSTPIFDGATIKEISKYTEKAGIPKFGTTYLFDGGTGERFDQPATVGFIYILKLGHMVDDKMHSRSIGPYSLITQQPLGGKAQFGGQRFGEMEVWALEAFGASNILREILTVKSDDVIGRAKTYESIVKGIDLPEPNNPESFNVLCYELKGLGLDINLEE; encoded by the coding sequence GTGAATACAAAAAGAATTACATTTGCTTCAGTAGAAAAAAAGAAAGAATATCCTGATTTTTTAGAAATTCAAATTAAATCTTTTAAAGAGTTTTTTCAACTAGAAACAAAATCGGAAAATAGAAAAAATGAAGGATTGTTTAAAGCCTTTTCTGAAAATTTTCCAATTTCTGATGGGAGAAATTCTTTTGTTTTAGAGTTTAAAGGATATTCTATAGATTCTCCTAGATATTCTATAGGAGAATGTCTTGAAAGAGGATTAACTTATAGTGTCCCTTTAAAAGCGGAATTAAAGTTATATTGTACTGATCCTGACCACGAAGATTTTGAAACTGTTTATCAAAATGTTTATTTAGGAACATATCCATATATGACTCCATCTGGAACTTTTATATTTAATGGATCAGAAAGAGTTATTGTTTCACAATTGCATCGTTCTCCAGGAGTGTTTTTTAGTCAATCACATCATTCAAATGGAACTAAGCTTTATTCTGCTAGAATTATTCCTTTTAAAGGATCTTGGATAGAATTTGCTACTGATATTAATAACGTAATGTATGCTTATATAGATCGTAAGAAAAAATTACCTATGACTACTTTATTACGTGCTATAGGATATGAAAGGGATAAAGATATATTAGAAATATTTGATTTAGGAGATGAGATAAAGGTTACAAAAAATAATTATAAAAACATTTTAGATAGGACTCTAGCAGAAAGAATATTAAAAGTTTGGCATGAAGATTTTGTAGATGAAGATACAGGAGAAGTAATTTCAATAGAAAAGAATGAAATACTTATAGATAGAAATGTACTTTTACAAAAAGAACATATAGATATTTTAAATAATCAAGAAATAAAAAGTATTATTGTACATAAAAAAAGTGGAATAAAGAAAGATTACTCTATTATTTACAATACTTTACACAAAGATTCTACAAATTCTGAAAAAGAAGCTGTTGAATATATTTATAGACAATTAAGAAATACTGAACCACCTGATGAAGAAACTGCTAAAGGAATTATAGATAAATTATTTTTTTCTGATACTAGATATAGTTTAGGTCCTGTAGGGAGATATCGTTTAAATAAAAGACTTGGTCTGAGTATTGATTCAAATCATTTAGTTCTAACAAAAAAAGATATAATTGCAATAGTAGAACATTTAAATGCATTATCAAATTCTAAAAGGGAAGTAGACGATATTGATCATTTATCTAATAGACGAGTAAGAACTGTGGGTGAACAATTATATACTCAATTTAGTATTGGACTATCAAGAATGGCAAGAACTATAAAAGAAAGAATGAATGTTCGTGATAATGAAGTGTTTATGCCAGTAGATCTTATTAATGCTAAAACTCTTTCTTCTGTTATAAATACTTTTTTTGGAACTAATCAATTATCTCAATTTATGGATCAAACTAATCCTTTATCTGAAATGACTCATAAAAGAAGATTATCAGCATTAGGCCCTGGTGGTTTATCAAGAGAAAGAGCTGGTTTTGAAGTAAGGGATGTAAATTATTCTCATTATGGTAGATTATGTCCTATAGAAACTCCTGAAGGCCCAAATATAGGATTAATTTCTTCACTTTCTGTATTTGCAAAAATAAACGATATGGGTTTTGTTGAAACTCCTTATAGGATAGTAAAAAATAATAAAGTAGATTTAAAATATAAAGTAAAGTATTTAAGTGCGGAGGAAGAAGAAGGGAAAATTATAGCACAATCTAATGCAATTGACGGTCATGGAAAATTTTTTTCTAATAGGATTATATCTAGAAAAGATGGAGATTTTCCTGTTGTAAGTCCTGAACTAATAGATTATGTAGATGTAGCACCTAATCAAATTGCTTCAATTTCAGCTTCTCTAATTCCTTTTTTAGAACATGATGATGCTAATAGAGCTTTAATGGGTTCTAATATGATGAGACAAGCTGTTCCATTATTACAACCTGAGGCCCCTATTGTAGGAACTGGACTAGAAAAAAGAGTAGCAATGGATTCTAGAATTTTAATTAATGCGGAAAAAAATGGAATAGTAGAATATGTAGATGCAAATAAGATAATAATTCATTATAATAGAACAGAAGAAGAGTCATTAGTTAGTTTTGATTCTGATTTAAAGGTTTATAATCTTATAAAATTTAGAAAGACAAATCAGAATACATGTATTAATTTGAAACCCATTGTTAAACAAGGAATGAAAGTTAAAAAAGATCAAGTATTATGTGAAGGGTATGCAACAGAAAATGGAGAATTAGCATTAGGAAGAAATTTAAAAGCAGCTTTTATTCCTTGTAATGGATTTAATTTTGAAGATGCAGTTTTAATATCTGAGAAAGTAGTAAACCAAGATTGGTTTACATCTATACATATAGATGAGTATTCTTTAGAAGTAAGAGATACTAAATTAGGAATGGAAGAATTTACTAATGATATTCCAAATGTCAGTGAAGATGCGACAAAAGATTTAGATGAAAATGGAATTATTCGTGTAGGTGCAGAAGTAAAACCTGGAGATATTCTTATTGGTAAAATAACTCCAAAAGGGGAGTCAGATCCAACTCCAGAAGAAAAATTATTAAGAGCTATTTTTGGAGATAAAGCAGGAAATGTAAAAGATGCATCTTTAAGAGCAGATCCTTCTTTATTTGGAGTAGTAATAGATACTAAATTATTTACAAGAAGTATAAAAAATAAAGAATCTAGAATAAAAGATAAAAATGAAATAGAAAATTTAGAAAAAAAACATGAAAAAGATTTGCTAAATCTAAAAAGTATTTTAATAAAAAAGTTAAATTATCTTTTAAATAACTATACATGTAATAATGATGTTTTTAATAATAAAGGAAAAAAAATTATCAAAGTAGGAGATAAATTTAATATAGAATTTTTTGATACTATTATAGATTATACAGAAATATCTACAGAAAATTGGACAGAAAATTATGATGTAAATAATTTGATATATAAAATTTTACATAATTATAAATTATCAGTAAATAATCTCGCTAATATTTTTAAACATAAAAAGTTTTCTATTACAGTTGGAGATGAGTTACCTTCTGGAATTATCAAAATGGCAAAAGTTTATGTTGCAAAGAAAAGGAAGTTAAAGGTTGGGGATAAAATGGCAGGTAGACATGGGAATAAAGGAGTAGTAGCTAGAATTTTAAGAGAAGAAGATATGCCATTTTTAGAAGATGGAAGTCCAGTAGATATTGTATTGAATCCATTGGGGGTCCCTTCTAGAATGAATATTGGACAAATATATGAAACTGTATTAGGATGGGCTGGAAAAAAACTAAATGTAAAGTTTTCAACACCTATATTTGACGGGGCAACAATAAAAGAAATATCAAAATATACAGAAAAAGCTGGAATTCCAAAATTTGGGACTACTTATTTGTTTGATGGAGGAACAGGTGAAAGATTTGATCAACCTGCTACAGTTGGATTTATATACATATTAAAATTAGGGCACATGGTAGATGATAAAATGCATTCTAGATCTATAGGTCCTTATTCATTAATTACTCAACAACCTTTAGGAGGTAAAGCACAATTTGGAGGACAAAGATTCGGTGAAATGGAAGTTTGGGCTCTAGAAGCATTTGGAGCCTCTAACATCCTACGTGAAATTTTAACTGTTAAATCAGACGATGTAATAGGAAGAGCAAAAACATATGAATCTATAGTAAAAGGAATAGATTTACCTGAGCCTAATAATCCTGAATCATTTAATGTACTTTGTTATGAATTAAAAGGATTAGGATTAGATATTAATTTAGAGGAATGA
- the tuf gene encoding elongation factor Tu, whose product MAKEKFKRDKPHLNIGTTGHVDHGKTTLTAAITKVLAGIGLAEEKSFDAIDNAPEEKARGITINTSHVEYETVKRHYAHVDCPGHADYIKNMITGAAQMDGAILVVAATDGPMPQTREHILLARQVGVPKIVVFMNKVDQVEDKELLDLVEMEIRELLSKYEYDGDKIPVIRGSALGALNGEEKWIEKIKELMNVLDDYIPDPIRDIEKSFLMPVEDVFTITGRGTVATGRIESGCINTGDTVDIIGMGEKKLSSTITGVEMFRKILDRGQAGDNVGLLLRGIEKKDIRRGMVISQPGTVKSHKKFKAEVYILTKEEGGRHTPFHNKYRPQFYLRTTDVTGEIHLSKGIEMVMPGDNVSMEVELHYPIALSENLRFAIREGGKTVGAGQVISIII is encoded by the coding sequence ATGGCAAAAGAAAAATTTAAGAGAGATAAACCACATTTAAATATAGGAACAACTGGTCATGTTGATCATGGAAAGACTACATTGACTGCTGCTATAACAAAAGTATTAGCAGGAATTGGGTTAGCTGAAGAAAAGAGTTTTGATGCAATAGATAATGCTCCAGAAGAAAAAGCTAGAGGTATAACTATAAATACTTCTCATGTAGAATATGAAACAGTAAAAAGACATTATGCACATGTGGATTGTCCTGGTCATGCAGATTATATTAAAAATATGATAACAGGTGCAGCACAAATGGACGGGGCTATTTTAGTTGTTGCAGCAACAGATGGGCCAATGCCTCAAACTAGAGAACATATTCTATTAGCACGACAAGTAGGAGTTCCAAAAATAGTTGTTTTTATGAATAAAGTAGATCAAGTAGAAGATAAAGAGTTATTGGATTTAGTAGAAATGGAAATACGTGAACTACTTTCAAAATATGAATATGATGGAGATAAAATACCGGTTATAAGAGGATCTGCTTTAGGAGCTTTAAATGGAGAAGAAAAATGGATAGAAAAAATTAAAGAATTGATGAATGTTTTAGATGATTACATTCCTGATCCAATTAGAGATATAGAAAAATCTTTTTTGATGCCTGTAGAAGATGTATTTACTATAACAGGAAGAGGTACAGTAGCAACTGGGCGTATAGAAAGTGGATGTATTAATACTGGTGATACAGTAGATATTATAGGAATGGGAGAAAAAAAGTTATCATCTACTATTACTGGCGTAGAAATGTTTAGAAAAATTTTAGATAGAGGGCAAGCTGGTGATAATGTAGGGCTTTTATTAAGAGGTATAGAAAAGAAAGATATTAGAAGAGGAATGGTAATTTCTCAACCAGGTACTGTAAAATCTCATAAAAAGTTTAAAGCAGAAGTTTATATTTTAACAAAAGAAGAAGGTGGGAGGCATACTCCATTTCATAATAAATATCGTCCTCAATTTTACTTGAGGACTACTGATGTTACAGGTGAAATTCATTTATCAAAAGGAATAGAAATGGTAATGCCAGGTGATAATGTTTCTATGGAAGTAGAATTACATTATCCTATTGCGTTGAGTGAAAATTTACGTTTTGCTATACGTGAAGGAGGTAAAACTGTGGGAGCAGGGCAAGTAATATCCATAATAATTTAG
- the secE gene encoding preprotein translocase subunit SecE, whose protein sequence is MKINDFLLEMYNEFFYCISWTKWRELQKTTTLVFVFSIFFSIFLYVIDKCFVFMIKKLFSI, encoded by the coding sequence ATGAAAATAAATGATTTTTTATTGGAAATGTATAATGAATTTTTTTATTGCATAAGTTGGACAAAATGGAGAGAATTACAAAAAACTACAACTTTAGTATTTGTTTTTTCTATATTTTTTTCAATATTCTTGTATGTAATAGATAAATGTTTTGTTTTTATGATAAAAAAATTATTTTCTATATGA
- the rplL gene encoding 50S ribosomal protein L7/L12 produces the protein MIEKLAEQLVNLTVKQVSELSTVLKEKYGIIPKQNLVNLDTINKESKSKKEINKSIFNIILKSSGNSKLSVVKLVKEITGKGLKDSKDLVDKIPSIIKESVDKKEADVLKSKFEEIGAEVELK, from the coding sequence ATGATAGAAAAATTAGCAGAACAATTAGTTAATTTAACAGTAAAACAAGTATCTGAATTATCAACTGTTTTAAAGGAAAAATATGGAATAATACCTAAGCAAAATTTAGTTAATCTTGATACTATTAATAAAGAATCTAAATCTAAAAAAGAAATTAATAAGAGTATATTTAATATAATTTTAAAATCTTCTGGTAATTCTAAATTATCAGTAGTTAAATTAGTTAAAGAAATAACTGGAAAAGGCCTAAAAGATTCTAAAGATTTGGTAGATAAAATACCAAGTATTATTAAGGAATCAGTAGATAAAAAAGAAGCAGATGTTTTAAAAAGTAAATTTGAGGAAATTGGTGCAGAGGTAGAATTGAAGTAA
- the rplJ gene encoding 50S ribosomal protein L10 → MNNNNRNNKKKEVLNLIDILSNHKVIYFIDVSGLNSNQVFFLKKDFYKYDIRIKMTKNTMLKIAIEKINKIKKDIFISLLSILNGNITLLFSNSDVSKFIAMTIKKFYYEENIEKPYLKSAYVQDTFYFGRESLDILINLKSKEDIIISILNMLLEQMNCVIISLLDYTENKICKILNVLSSK, encoded by the coding sequence ATGAATAATAATAATAGGAATAATAAGAAAAAAGAAGTATTAAATTTAATAGATATATTATCTAATCATAAAGTAATATATTTTATTGATGTTTCCGGATTAAATTCTAATCAAGTATTTTTTTTAAAAAAGGATTTTTATAAATATGATATTAGAATTAAAATGACAAAAAATACTATGTTAAAAATCGCTATAGAAAAAATAAATAAAATAAAAAAAGATATATTTATTTCTTTATTATCTATTTTAAATGGAAATATAACTTTATTATTTTCAAATAGTGATGTATCTAAATTTATAGCTATGACCATAAAAAAATTTTATTATGAAGAAAATATTGAAAAACCATACTTAAAATCAGCTTATGTACAGGATACCTTTTATTTTGGAAGAGAAAGTTTAGATATTCTTATAAATCTTAAATCAAAAGAAGATATTATTATTAGTATTTTAAATATGTTATTAGAACAAATGAATTGTGTTATAATTTCTTTGTTAGATTATACAGAAAACAAAATATGCAAAATATTAAATGTTTTGTCTTCTAAATAA
- the rplA gene encoding 50S ribosomal protein L1 has protein sequence MSKKLTKNKKSIKKIVDIIHSKKYSLEDALSILKKVSFVKFDESLDISVNLGINYKSSKEIIMGTVFLPHSTGKKVRILAFVSKDKESACMNAGADYVGMNYIEKIKSGWTDIDIIVTMPSIMNKLVVLGKILGPKGLIPNVKMDTISIVPENIIKEIKSGRIFFKMDKFGIIHSSVGRISFSNAYLSDNIKEFMKKIIRSKPNNSKGTYLKSIFLSTTMSCSVSIDTKSFF, from the coding sequence ATGTCTAAAAAATTAACTAAGAATAAAAAAAGTATAAAAAAAATTGTAGATATAATTCATAGTAAAAAATATTCTTTAGAAGATGCATTATCTATTTTAAAAAAAGTAAGTTTTGTTAAATTTGACGAATCTTTAGATATTTCTGTTAATCTAGGAATAAATTATAAATCGTCTAAAGAAATAATAATGGGAACTGTATTTTTGCCACATAGTACTGGTAAAAAAGTTCGTATTTTAGCATTTGTATCAAAGGATAAAGAATCAGCATGTATGAATGCTGGAGCTGATTATGTAGGAATGAATTATATTGAAAAAATAAAATCTGGATGGACTGATATAGATATAATTGTAACTATGCCCTCTATTATGAATAAATTAGTTGTTTTAGGAAAAATATTAGGTCCTAAGGGTTTAATACCAAATGTTAAAATGGATACAATATCTATTGTCCCAGAAAATATTATAAAAGAAATTAAATCAGGTAGAATTTTTTTTAAAATGGATAAATTTGGAATAATTCATTCTTCTGTAGGAAGAATTTCGTTTTCTAATGCTTATTTATCAGATAATATTAAAGAATTTATGAAAAAAATTATTCGTAGTAAACCTAATAACTCAAAAGGAACTTATTTAAAAAGTATTTTTTTGTCTACAACAATGAGTTGTTCAGTATCTATAGATACAAAAAGTTTTTTTTAA
- the rplK gene encoding 50S ribosomal protein L11: MKKNIIKKIKIKNINGGKANPSPPIGPILGSSGVNIMEFCKQYNSKTKNRVGELCPVVITVYEDKSFSFFIKKPPVTTMLLKKIKKEKGSKESNRYKVGKISLDEIKNIAENKMEDLNCFSIESAISMVSGTARSIGIEIVS, from the coding sequence ATGAAAAAAAATATAATAAAAAAAATAAAAATTAAAAATATAAATGGAGGGAAAGCTAATCCATCTCCACCTATTGGACCAATATTGGGTAGTTCTGGTGTTAATATAATGGAATTTTGCAAACAATATAATTCAAAAACTAAGAACAGAGTTGGGGAACTTTGTCCAGTTGTAATTACAGTATATGAAGATAAATCTTTTTCTTTTTTTATAAAAAAACCTCCAGTAACTACTATGTTATTAAAAAAAATAAAAAAAGAAAAAGGATCAAAAGAATCTAACCGTTATAAAGTTGGAAAAATAAGTTTAGACGAAATTAAAAATATTGCAGAAAATAAAATGGAAGATTTGAATTGTTTTTCAATTGAATCTGCAATTTCTATGGTGTCTGGAACTGCAAGATCAATTGGAATAGAAATAGTAAGTTAA